The proteins below come from a single Halomicroarcula saliterrae genomic window:
- a CDS encoding NAD-binding protein, translating into MDWSREWLSARATILLPTVVAVLSFVTGVTNITAPVGGALGSVIPESFQLAVGFTGALTGFTLLVSVAGLRRRLRVAWYLTVVLLPMSAVQGVVQTSRLSVLSLPLVALSLVALPTLLVNRRRFDRALDLSTAQLAAGAALLGAQVYGTVGTWALREEFTNVATLTDAFYYTLVTASTVGYGDVTPASERATLFGMSVVLLGTASFAIALGTLLGPAIEKRLSEALGNMTEEQLELLEDHVVVLGFGDLTEPIIDELAAATDFVVVTPDTEKATRLQQRDIAVLTDDPSDEGPLLRAGIHDAAAVVAATNDDAQDALSILTARALNPELNIVAAATDRENVEKLRRAGADTVISPAVIGGHLLVQSALGREGMESVADHLLDVKDEGDL; encoded by the coding sequence ACCAACATCACCGCCCCTGTCGGCGGAGCACTGGGGAGTGTTATCCCCGAGAGCTTCCAGCTCGCAGTCGGCTTCACCGGGGCGCTGACGGGCTTTACGCTGCTCGTGAGCGTCGCGGGACTGCGCCGCCGGCTGCGTGTCGCCTGGTATCTGACCGTCGTCCTGCTGCCGATGTCGGCGGTCCAGGGCGTTGTCCAGACCTCGCGGCTCTCCGTGCTCTCCTTGCCGCTGGTCGCGCTCTCGCTGGTCGCGCTACCGACGCTGCTGGTCAACCGCCGGCGCTTCGACCGGGCGCTCGACCTCTCGACGGCACAGCTGGCCGCCGGCGCGGCCCTGCTGGGCGCGCAGGTGTACGGCACCGTCGGGACGTGGGCGCTGCGCGAGGAGTTCACCAACGTCGCGACGCTCACCGACGCGTTCTACTACACGCTCGTCACGGCGAGTACGGTCGGCTACGGCGACGTGACCCCGGCGAGCGAACGCGCGACGCTGTTTGGCATGTCGGTGGTCCTGCTCGGGACCGCGAGTTTCGCCATCGCGCTGGGGACGCTGCTGGGGCCGGCCATCGAAAAACGCCTCTCGGAGGCACTCGGGAACATGACTGAGGAACAACTTGAGCTGCTCGAGGACCACGTCGTGGTTCTTGGCTTTGGCGACCTGACGGAACCGATAATCGACGAACTCGCGGCCGCGACGGACTTCGTCGTCGTGACGCCGGACACGGAGAAAGCGACGCGGTTGCAACAGCGGGACATCGCGGTCTTGACCGACGACCCGAGCGACGAAGGGCCCCTCCTTCGGGCCGGTATCCACGACGCGGCGGCCGTCGTCGCCGCCACGAACGACGACGCACAGGACGCGCTATCGATTCTGACTGCCCGCGCGCTCAACCCCGAGCTGAACATCGTCGCGGCCGCGACCGACCGGGAGAACGTCGAGAAGCTCCGCCGGGCTGGTGCAGACACCGTCATCAGCCCCGCGGTCATCGGTGGCCACCTGCTCGTCCAGTCGGCGCTGGGTCGCGAGGGGATGGAGAGCGTCGCCGACCACCTCCTCGACGTCAAGGACGAGGGCGACCTGTAG
- a CDS encoding HPP family protein translates to MLRDLLRRVRTLAVRLRRAERRELREFRRWAETTDRLVHLSVLVFVPLLIGLVTLLSNAVPQLSFLLFPPLASGSYTLFVDPRGKYAEPGQFVAGLTIGAACGLGALWVSTALLTPPVGQFRVAAGAAVLATLATGLVTWPFDIEEPSAYSTALLALLVQPDQRWTFLGSIFLASAIVAVVFVVWRNRFYDRRATVLYESTTGDDHVLVPMRGDRADATAMLAARLAAAHEAGKVVLLDIVADTDAAEAERAMLNGGVEAAGVEAPADTSGALRERVDRLEGRAATIETRVGVPCQVVVATGEESAAATTLEAAAATNCDLVVAPYESRHGALTTYLRQLFRGETDVLVHRSRDGRTRWQRVLVPVRRASDVAHHMIDFAVRLSTHSGRVAVATCIGKRGDRRRAESMLADLAEPFEGPIETRVSETDIQSFLTGTSGEYDLVIIGASQDRSAASRFIAPPTFERLEDVEADVAIVDRNH, encoded by the coding sequence ATGCTCAGGGACCTCCTCAGGCGGGTCCGGACGCTGGCGGTCAGGCTCCGCCGCGCCGAGCGCCGGGAGCTCCGGGAGTTCCGCCGGTGGGCGGAGACGACTGACAGGCTCGTCCACCTCTCCGTGCTGGTGTTCGTGCCGCTGCTCATCGGGCTGGTGACGCTGCTGTCGAACGCCGTCCCGCAGCTCTCCTTTCTGCTCTTCCCGCCGCTGGCCTCGGGGAGCTACACGCTGTTCGTGGACCCGCGCGGGAAGTACGCCGAACCGGGGCAGTTCGTCGCCGGGCTGACTATCGGAGCGGCCTGCGGACTGGGGGCGCTGTGGGTGTCTACCGCGCTGCTCACGCCGCCGGTGGGCCAGTTCCGGGTGGCCGCCGGGGCGGCGGTCCTGGCGACGCTCGCGACCGGGCTCGTCACCTGGCCGTTCGACATCGAGGAGCCGTCGGCGTACTCGACGGCCCTGCTGGCGCTGCTGGTCCAGCCGGATCAGCGATGGACGTTCCTCGGCAGCATCTTCCTCGCGAGCGCCATCGTGGCCGTCGTCTTCGTCGTCTGGCGCAACCGGTTCTACGACCGGCGGGCGACGGTGCTGTACGAGTCGACGACGGGTGACGACCACGTCCTCGTGCCGATGCGGGGCGACCGCGCCGACGCGACGGCGATGCTGGCCGCTCGGCTGGCCGCGGCCCACGAGGCCGGGAAGGTCGTCCTGCTGGACATCGTGGCGGACACCGACGCCGCGGAGGCCGAGCGAGCGATGCTGAACGGCGGCGTCGAGGCCGCCGGGGTCGAGGCGCCCGCGGACACGAGCGGTGCGCTGCGCGAGCGAGTCGACCGGCTCGAAGGCCGCGCAGCCACCATCGAGACGCGCGTCGGCGTCCCCTGTCAGGTGGTCGTCGCCACGGGCGAGGAGTCGGCGGCCGCGACGACGCTCGAGGCCGCCGCCGCCACGAACTGCGACCTCGTCGTCGCCCCCTACGAGAGCAGACACGGCGCGTTGACGACGTATCTGCGCCAGCTGTTCCGCGGGGAGACGGACGTGCTCGTCCACCGCTCGCGCGACGGCCGCACGCGCTGGCAGCGCGTGCTCGTCCCCGTCAGGCGGGCCAGCGACGTGGCACACCACATGATCGATTTCGCCGTACGTCTCAGCACCCACAGCGGACGCGTGGCGGTCGCGACCTGTATCGGGAAGCGGGGGGACCGCCGGCGCGCGGAGTCGATGCTGGCCGACCTCGCCGAGCCGTTCGAGGGTCCGATCGAGACGCGGGTCAGTGAGACCGACATCCAGTCGTTTCTCACCGGGACCAGCGGCGAGTACGACCTCGTTATCATCGGGGCGAGTCAGGACCGAAGCGCGGCTTCGCGGTTCATCGCGCCCCCGACCTTCGAGCGACTGGAGGACGTCGAGGCCGACGTGGCCATCGTCGACCGCAACCACTAG
- a CDS encoding nucleoside phosphorylase, with protein sequence MAKQPHLLVEPGDLNDIVLLPGDPGRVDRIAGHCEDSEVVAQNREYKLVNATYEGRELTICSTGIGSPSAAIAVEELAAVGCETFVRVGTTGALQRGIDIGDMVVATGAAKDEGTTERYEDKAVPAVPSYDVLTALVDASEANGEAVHVGPVATDDAFYAETDAYVEGWEAAGLQCVEMEAAAIFSLARRKGLSAGAICTVDGNLVEGTQKGETDADELPEKAKNNVERAIEIALTAATTL encoded by the coding sequence ATGGCAAAACAACCCCACCTGCTGGTGGAACCGGGCGACCTGAACGACATCGTGCTGCTGCCCGGCGACCCGGGTCGCGTCGACCGCATTGCGGGCCACTGTGAGGACAGCGAGGTCGTCGCACAGAACCGCGAGTACAAGCTCGTCAACGCGACCTACGAGGGCCGGGAACTGACTATCTGCTCGACCGGTATCGGCTCGCCGTCGGCGGCCATCGCCGTGGAGGAACTGGCCGCGGTCGGCTGTGAGACGTTCGTCCGCGTCGGCACGACCGGCGCGCTCCAGCGCGGCATCGATATCGGCGACATGGTCGTCGCGACCGGCGCCGCCAAAGACGAGGGCACGACGGAACGCTACGAGGACAAGGCCGTCCCGGCGGTGCCGTCCTACGACGTGCTGACGGCGCTCGTGGACGCCTCCGAGGCGAACGGCGAAGCTGTCCACGTCGGCCCGGTCGCGACGGACGACGCGTTCTACGCCGAGACCGACGCGTACGTCGAGGGTTGGGAGGCCGCCGGCCTGCAGTGCGTCGAGATGGAGGCCGCCGCCATCTTCTCGCTGGCCCGCCGCAAGGGGCTCTCCGCCGGCGCCATCTGCACCGTCGACGGGAACCTCGTCGAGGGGACACAGAAGGGCGAGACCGACGCCGACGAGCTCCCGGAGAAGGCAAAGAACAACGTCGAGCGGGCCATCGAAATCGCGCTGACGGCCGCGACGACGCTGTGA
- a CDS encoding DUF63 family protein, whose product MVLPTGFGLPPLPYLVVLLGGVVLLAALLVALEPPVDQRTVVALAPWMALGGALHALNQPPIELYDATLSPLFGTPAVYLTTFNTMATVWLLLSMFGVRTGHAENVSRNLGLVGTGVLTVVLLLSAITALRSGLVEPVWPALAVLVSLFVAAIVVLAVALWRTPLIIRARYAAPVVVFAHVFDGVSTAIGTDILGVSERSPLPRAIMEFAGSLPTAAAIGSGWLFVLVKIVVATGVVVLMDDYLNDDPVEASLLLSLVAAVGIGPATNNVVLFLFAG is encoded by the coding sequence ATGGTACTGCCGACGGGCTTTGGGTTGCCACCGCTGCCGTATCTGGTCGTGCTCTTGGGCGGGGTGGTCCTGCTCGCGGCGCTGCTGGTCGCACTGGAGCCCCCTGTCGACCAGCGGACTGTCGTCGCCCTGGCACCGTGGATGGCACTGGGGGGTGCCCTCCACGCGCTCAACCAGCCGCCCATCGAGCTGTACGACGCGACGCTTTCGCCGCTGTTCGGGACGCCAGCCGTCTATCTCACCACGTTCAACACCATGGCGACGGTGTGGCTCCTGCTCTCGATGTTCGGCGTCCGCACCGGCCACGCCGAGAACGTCTCGCGAAATCTCGGCCTCGTGGGCACGGGCGTCCTGACCGTCGTCCTGCTGCTGTCGGCCATCACCGCTCTCCGGTCGGGGCTGGTCGAGCCCGTCTGGCCGGCGCTTGCCGTCCTCGTCTCGCTGTTCGTCGCCGCCATCGTCGTGCTCGCGGTGGCGCTCTGGCGGACGCCGCTAATCATCCGAGCGCGGTACGCCGCCCCGGTCGTCGTCTTCGCGCACGTCTTCGACGGGGTGTCGACAGCCATCGGGACCGACATCCTCGGAGTCAGCGAGCGCTCCCCTCTCCCGCGGGCGATAATGGAGTTCGCCGGGAGCCTGCCGACGGCCGCGGCCATCGGTAGCGGGTGGCTGTTCGTCCTCGTGAAGATCGTCGTCGCGACCGGCGTCGTCGTCCTCATGGACGACTACCTCAACGACGACCCCGTCGAAGCGAGCCTGCTCCTCTCGCTGGTCGCCGCCGTCGGCATCGGGCCGGCGACGAACAACGTCGTCCTGTTTCTCTTCGCGGGCTGA
- the deoC gene encoding deoxyribose-phosphate aldolase, which yields MDDVPDRIEHTVLGPTTGPSDVRACLDTALQYGMRACVPPWALPLATDYANVPLTAVIDFPHGQGATDAVCAAARAAWDDGADELDVVCNVGRLQAGDDEAVREHLSEVVAGVPIPVKVIVEAPLLTDAELHRVGQLVADSDADYLKTATGFSEGGATVEDVATLSQYRPVKASGGIGSWAEAEAMFDAGADRIGASSGDRIVEEWREEG from the coding sequence ATGGACGACGTTCCCGACCGCATCGAGCACACAGTGCTGGGGCCGACGACGGGCCCGAGCGACGTTCGCGCCTGTCTGGACACGGCACTGCAGTACGGCATGCGGGCCTGCGTGCCACCGTGGGCGCTCCCGCTCGCGACCGACTACGCCAACGTTCCGCTGACGGCGGTCATCGACTTCCCGCACGGCCAGGGGGCGACCGACGCCGTCTGTGCGGCGGCCCGGGCGGCGTGGGACGACGGGGCCGACGAACTCGACGTGGTCTGTAACGTCGGGCGCCTGCAAGCCGGCGACGACGAGGCCGTCCGAGAGCACCTCTCGGAGGTCGTCGCCGGGGTGCCGATCCCGGTGAAGGTCATCGTCGAGGCCCCGCTGCTGACCGACGCGGAGCTCCACCGAGTCGGCCAGCTGGTCGCGGACAGCGACGCGGACTACCTGAAGACCGCGACGGGCTTCTCGGAGGGCGGCGCGACCGTCGAAGACGTCGCGACGCTGAGTCAGTACCGGCCGGTGAAAGCCAGCGGCGGCATCGGCTCGTGGGCCGAGGCCGAGGCGATGTTCGACGCCGGGGCCGACCGCATCGGCGCCTCCAGCGGCGACCGCATCGTCGAGGAGTGGCGGGAGGAGGGGTAA
- a CDS encoding tRNA (N(6)-L-threonylcarbamoyladenosine(37)-C(2))-methylthiotransferase: protein MARYHIETYGCTSNRGETQQIEQALREGGHHPAEDPQSADVAILNTCTVLEKTERNMLSRARELDDETPADLVVTGCMALAQGEEFREAGLDAEVLHWDDVPQYVLNGECPTVTPDTETVINGVVGILPIARGCMSDCSYCITKQATGRIESPSVDENVAKARALVHAGAKELRITGQDTGVYGWDTNQGTSLLPELLDRICTEIEGDFRVRVGMANPKGLHGVREELAAVFAEHDELYNFIHAPVQSGSDDVLAEMRRQHSVSEYLDVVDAFDDALDYWTLSTDFIVGFPTEEPADHEQSMALLRETAPEKINVTRFSKRPGTDAADMKGLGGQTKKDRSKAMSELKMDVVGAAHEEMVGRTSSVLLVEDGTDESLVGYDEAYRQVVIVDAEERGLEVGDTVDVEITSHSTVYAFGEPVERAPLAD from the coding sequence ATGGCCCGCTATCACATCGAGACGTACGGGTGCACCTCCAACAGAGGTGAGACCCAGCAGATAGAGCAGGCGCTCCGCGAGGGCGGCCACCACCCGGCCGAGGACCCGCAGTCGGCCGACGTGGCCATCCTCAACACCTGCACGGTGCTGGAGAAGACCGAGCGCAACATGCTCAGCCGGGCCAGAGAGCTGGACGACGAGACGCCCGCCGACCTCGTCGTCACGGGGTGTATGGCGCTGGCACAGGGCGAGGAGTTCCGCGAGGCCGGCCTCGACGCCGAGGTGCTCCACTGGGACGACGTGCCACAGTACGTCCTCAACGGGGAGTGCCCGACGGTCACGCCCGACACGGAGACGGTCATCAACGGCGTCGTCGGCATCCTCCCCATCGCGCGGGGCTGTATGTCGGACTGCTCGTACTGCATCACGAAGCAGGCGACCGGCCGCATCGAGTCGCCGTCCGTCGACGAGAACGTCGCGAAGGCCCGCGCGCTGGTCCACGCCGGCGCGAAGGAGCTCCGGATTACGGGCCAGGACACCGGCGTCTACGGCTGGGACACGAATCAGGGAACCAGCCTCCTCCCGGAGCTGCTGGACCGCATCTGCACCGAGATCGAGGGCGACTTTCGGGTCCGGGTCGGGATGGCGAACCCGAAGGGGCTCCACGGCGTCCGCGAGGAACTCGCGGCGGTGTTCGCCGAGCACGACGAGCTGTACAACTTCATCCACGCCCCGGTCCAGTCCGGCAGCGACGACGTGCTCGCCGAGATGCGTCGCCAGCACAGCGTCTCCGAGTACCTCGACGTCGTCGACGCGTTCGACGACGCGCTCGACTACTGGACCCTCTCGACGGACTTCATCGTCGGCTTCCCGACCGAGGAGCCCGCCGACCACGAGCAGTCGATGGCGCTGCTGCGCGAGACCGCGCCGGAGAAGATAAACGTCACCCGCTTCTCGAAGCGGCCCGGCACCGACGCCGCCGACATGAAGGGGCTCGGCGGTCAGACGAAGAAGGACCGCTCGAAGGCGATGAGCGAGCTGAAGATGGACGTGGTGGGCGCGGCCCACGAGGAGATGGTCGGCCGTACCTCGTCGGTGCTGCTGGTGGAGGACGGCACCGACGAGTCGCTGGTGGGCTACGACGAGGCCTACCGGCAGGTCGTCATCGTCGACGCCGAGGAACGCGGGCTGGAAGTCGGCGACACCGTGGACGTGGAGATAACGAGTCACAGCACCGTCTACGCCTTCGGCGAGCCGGTCGAGCGCGCGCCGCTCGCGGACTGA
- a CDS encoding selenium-binding protein SBP56-related protein yields the protein MATDHSHDHERTDHAHHDHSGPGYMTPQAAVENAPRERLAYVMGNHVGIDETAPDFLAVVDVDPDSDSYCQLVDRVDLPNVGDELHHFGWNACSSSCHIGGLERRYLVVPGNRSSRLHIVDTEDREHPEIAKVIEPEAVHEYDLSAPHTVHCIGGGTVVISMLGDADGDLPGGFLELDDELNVKGRWDPAGEIDFNYDFWYQPRHDAMVSSEWAAPKTYQPGFDIEDVEAGNYGHELQFWSWEDRKVEQTVDLGEEGLIPLEVRFLHTPEHAHGFVDAALSSNIFHFWKRDGEWHTEKVIDFESRELEGWDMPVPALPTDILVSMDDRYLYGGNWLHGELWMYDISDPANPRHADSLSVGGYFGDVQELQGRDIVGGPQMLQLSLDGERLYWTTSLYSTWDDQFFPEEAEKGSVMLKADVDPRRGTMTLDEEFLVDFGDLPDGPARAHEMRWPDGDCTSDVWE from the coding sequence ATGGCAACGGACCACTCACACGACCACGAGCGGACGGACCACGCCCACCACGACCACAGCGGTCCGGGCTACATGACGCCTCAGGCGGCCGTCGAGAACGCCCCGCGGGAGCGCCTCGCCTACGTGATGGGGAACCACGTCGGTATCGACGAGACGGCGCCGGACTTCCTCGCCGTCGTCGACGTCGACCCCGACTCGGACAGCTACTGCCAGCTCGTCGACCGCGTCGACCTGCCGAACGTCGGCGACGAGCTCCACCACTTCGGCTGGAACGCCTGCTCCTCGTCCTGTCACATCGGCGGGCTGGAGCGGCGGTATCTGGTCGTCCCCGGAAACCGGAGTTCGCGTCTCCACATCGTCGACACCGAGGACCGCGAACACCCCGAGATAGCGAAAGTCATCGAGCCCGAGGCGGTCCACGAGTACGACCTCTCGGCGCCCCACACGGTCCACTGCATCGGCGGCGGGACCGTCGTCATCTCGATGCTGGGCGACGCCGACGGCGACCTCCCGGGCGGGTTCCTCGAACTCGACGACGAACTGAACGTCAAAGGGCGATGGGACCCGGCCGGCGAAATCGACTTCAACTACGACTTCTGGTACCAGCCGCGACACGACGCGATGGTCTCCTCGGAGTGGGCCGCCCCGAAGACCTACCAGCCCGGCTTCGACATCGAGGACGTCGAGGCGGGCAACTACGGCCACGAACTCCAGTTCTGGAGCTGGGAAGACCGCAAGGTCGAGCAGACGGTCGACCTCGGCGAGGAGGGGTTGATTCCGCTCGAAGTCCGCTTCCTCCACACGCCCGAACACGCCCACGGGTTCGTCGACGCGGCGCTGTCGTCGAACATCTTCCACTTCTGGAAGCGCGACGGGGAGTGGCACACCGAGAAGGTCATCGACTTCGAGAGCCGTGAGCTGGAGGGGTGGGACATGCCGGTGCCGGCGCTGCCGACTGACATCCTCGTCTCGATGGACGACCGCTACCTCTACGGCGGGAACTGGCTCCACGGCGAGCTGTGGATGTACGACATCTCCGACCCGGCGAACCCGCGCCACGCCGACTCCCTCTCCGTCGGCGGCTACTTCGGCGACGTCCAGGAACTGCAGGGCCGCGACATCGTCGGCGGCCCCCAGATGCTCCAGCTGAGCCTCGACGGCGAACGGCTCTACTGGACCACCTCGCTGTACTCCACGTGGGACGACCAGTTCTTCCCCGAAGAGGCGGAGAAGGGGTCCGTGATGCTGAAAGCCGACGTGGACCCCCGCCGCGGGACGATGACGCTCGACGAGGAGTTCCTCGTGGACTTCGGCGACCTGCCGGACGGCCCGGCCCGCGCCCACGAGATGCGCTGGCCCGACGGCGACTGCACGAGCGACGTCTGGGAGTGA
- a CDS encoding 2Fe-2S iron-sulfur cluster-binding protein, with product MSTLRLAWRDGRTAAVEDPEGTVLDAAEAAGLALPFGCRTGACGTCTGRVLAGEVSHDRRPRALKRRHLDDGYVLLCIATPDGDCAVEVGAEVKRDLLANPFR from the coding sequence ATGTCGACGCTCAGACTCGCGTGGCGAGACGGGCGGACGGCCGCCGTCGAGGACCCGGAGGGGACGGTGCTCGACGCCGCCGAGGCCGCCGGGCTGGCACTCCCCTTTGGCTGTCGCACGGGCGCCTGTGGCACCTGCACCGGGCGCGTGCTCGCGGGCGAAGTGAGCCACGACCGGCGGCCGCGCGCGCTCAAGCGGCGCCACCTCGACGACGGCTACGTGCTGCTCTGTATCGCCACGCCCGACGGCGACTGCGCGGTCGAAGTCGGTGCCGAGGTGAAACGCGACCTGCTGGCGAACCCGTTCAGATAG
- a CDS encoding DUF2182 domain-containing protein, producing the protein MPLLEQLTTHSRQSTATVAVGTYLVAALAWLALVLHDPLEHALVGHSVLGSHGGPGVAETTAVADGTLGVVHYLLMWGLMMVAMMYPSTAAAFQWYADRQRRRPDAGPATAVLAFVASYTLLWVAVGVAPLAVVALVPLGTVAAALGPAYLGVALLAVGGFQLSPVKRRSLRACRSPAGFLPPGTEDRRPASLGWQFGRQDVAACGVLMALMVVVGSMNLGWMALITVVLSLERLTDHGERWARWTGYVAVGSGVGLLALAAL; encoded by the coding sequence ATGCCCCTGCTCGAACAACTGACCACGCACTCGCGCCAGTCGACGGCCACCGTCGCCGTCGGCACCTATCTCGTCGCAGCACTGGCGTGGCTGGCGCTCGTCCTGCACGACCCGCTCGAACACGCTCTCGTCGGCCACTCGGTGCTCGGGAGCCACGGCGGGCCGGGCGTCGCCGAGACCACCGCCGTCGCAGACGGCACCCTCGGCGTCGTCCACTACCTGCTGATGTGGGGCCTGATGATGGTGGCGATGATGTACCCCTCGACTGCGGCGGCGTTCCAGTGGTACGCCGACCGTCAGCGCCGCCGGCCCGACGCTGGACCGGCTACGGCCGTGCTCGCCTTCGTCGCCAGCTACACGCTCCTGTGGGTCGCCGTCGGCGTCGCCCCCCTCGCCGTCGTCGCGCTCGTCCCGCTGGGCACGGTCGCGGCCGCCCTCGGCCCGGCGTATCTCGGTGTCGCGCTGCTGGCCGTCGGCGGGTTCCAGCTATCGCCGGTCAAACGCCGGTCGTTACGGGCCTGTCGCTCCCCAGCGGGGTTCCTCCCGCCCGGCACCGAGGACCGACGCCCCGCCAGCCTAGGGTGGCAGTTCGGCCGGCAGGACGTCGCCGCCTGCGGCGTGCTCATGGCCCTGATGGTCGTCGTCGGCTCGATGAATCTGGGCTGGATGGCGCTCATCACAGTCGTCCTCTCGCTGGAACGGCTGACGGACCACGGAGAACGGTGGGCCCGGTGGACCGGCTACGTCGCCGTGGGGAGCGGTGTGGGTCTGCTCGCGCTCGCCGCGCTGTGA
- a CDS encoding DoxX family protein: protein MTDESADSESTNFRLGRLVFGLGMALQASEDFRDMDDTIEYAESAGVPLPDLLAPMASGMMLVGGLGVAFWRLPRVATGAVASFLGVVTLTMHDFWNADPDDRDGERLAFFGNLAMFGAALAFLHEAYRGE, encoded by the coding sequence ATGACAGACGAGTCGGCGGACAGCGAGAGCACGAACTTCAGACTCGGACGCCTCGTCTTCGGGCTCGGGATGGCGCTGCAGGCCTCCGAAGACTTCCGGGATATGGACGACACCATCGAGTACGCGGAGTCGGCGGGCGTCCCGTTGCCGGACCTCCTCGCCCCGATGGCCTCGGGGATGATGCTCGTCGGCGGACTTGGCGTCGCGTTCTGGCGGCTCCCCCGCGTCGCGACCGGCGCCGTCGCCAGCTTCCTCGGGGTCGTGACCCTGACGATGCACGACTTCTGGAACGCCGACCCGGACGACCGCGACGGCGAGCGACTGGCGTTCTTTGGCAACCTCGCGATGTTCGGCGCGGCGCTGGCGTTCCTACACGAGGCCTACCGGGGCGAGTAG
- a CDS encoding cation diffusion facilitator family transporter, giving the protein MSRRGTLRRVGLLVLGVNLALAALKGAVWVTTGSLAIQSEAVNSAADTAYSLVIVAGLYLTTRPPDFEHPHGHERIEPFVSLFVAAGIFFAGGVVLWQAGRALLTGDISVTQGPVAVGVLLLSAAAKYGLYRYCLAAGTDRNSPALVATAKDNRNDILTAGAALVGVLGATAGYPLADPLAAIVVAVGILYTGVEVVRDNVDYLVGAAPPEEFRREILERALSHPRVEGAHDVIAHYVGPEIDVSLHIEVEGELTLNEAHDIETEVIQSIQALPEVDDVFVHVDPRELGEWKADDEVERLSDLE; this is encoded by the coding sequence ATGTCTCGCCGTGGCACACTCCGGCGGGTCGGGCTGCTCGTTCTGGGCGTGAACCTCGCGCTCGCTGCGCTGAAAGGCGCGGTCTGGGTCACGACGGGGAGTCTGGCCATCCAGAGCGAGGCGGTAAACAGCGCCGCCGACACCGCCTACTCGCTCGTCATCGTCGCCGGGCTCTACCTGACGACCCGGCCGCCGGACTTCGAGCACCCGCACGGCCACGAGCGCATCGAGCCGTTCGTCTCGCTGTTCGTCGCCGCCGGCATCTTCTTCGCCGGCGGCGTCGTCCTCTGGCAGGCCGGTCGAGCGCTGCTCACCGGCGATATCTCGGTCACGCAGGGCCCCGTCGCCGTCGGTGTCCTCCTGCTGTCGGCCGCCGCGAAGTACGGGCTCTACCGGTACTGTCTGGCCGCGGGGACCGACCGCAACTCCCCCGCGCTGGTCGCGACGGCCAAGGACAACCGCAACGATATCCTGACGGCGGGGGCGGCGCTGGTCGGCGTGCTCGGCGCGACCGCCGGCTACCCGCTCGCGGACCCGCTCGCGGCCATCGTCGTCGCCGTCGGCATCCTCTACACCGGCGTCGAGGTCGTCCGGGACAACGTCGACTATCTCGTCGGCGCCGCGCCGCCCGAGGAGTTCCGCCGGGAGATCCTCGAACGTGCCCTCTCCCACCCGCGAGTCGAGGGCGCCCACGACGTCATCGCCCACTACGTCGGCCCCGAAATCGACGTGAGCCTCCACATCGAGGTCGAGGGCGAACTGACGCTGAACGAGGCCCACGACATCGAGACCGAGGTCATCCAGTCGATACAGGCCCTGCCGGAGGTCGACGACGTGTTCGTCCACGTCGACCCCAGAGAGCTGGGCGAGTGGAAGGCCGACGACGAGGTGGAACGGCTCTCCGATTTGGAATAA
- a CDS encoding HIT family protein has protein sequence MESVFAPWRIEWVEREEQNPDADCVFCAFRDAETDRENRVVARSDHAFVLLNNYPYSPGHVMVIPHTHTGEYGALDDETLLDHARLKQRAFDALERGLSPDGFNAGLNLGGKAAGGSIDDHLHTHVVPRWEGDTNFMPVVGDTQVIVEAVDDSYDRIHDAFAEQDGTSVVGADAAVRVDAPPKGL, from the coding sequence ATGGAGAGCGTGTTTGCGCCGTGGCGCATCGAGTGGGTCGAACGGGAGGAGCAGAACCCGGACGCCGACTGTGTGTTCTGTGCGTTCCGGGACGCCGAGACCGACCGCGAGAACCGAGTGGTCGCCCGGAGCGACCACGCCTTCGTCCTGTTGAACAACTACCCCTACAGCCCGGGCCACGTGATGGTGATACCCCACACGCACACCGGCGAGTACGGGGCGCTGGACGACGAGACGCTGCTCGACCACGCCCGGCTGAAACAGCGGGCGTTCGACGCCCTGGAGCGGGGGCTCTCACCCGATGGGTTCAACGCCGGGCTCAATCTGGGCGGGAAGGCCGCGGGCGGTTCCATCGACGACCACCTCCACACCCACGTCGTCCCGCGATGGGAGGGCGACACCAACTTCATGCCCGTCGTGGGCGACACGCAGGTCATCGTCGAGGCGGTCGACGATAGCTACGACCGCATCCACGACGCCTTCGCCGAGCAGGACGGCACCAGCGTCGTGGGGGCCGATGCCGCCGTTCGCGTCGACGCGCCTCCGAAGGGGCTTTAG